In Haladaptatus sp. R4, a genomic segment contains:
- a CDS encoding arylsulfotransferase (asst), whose translation MVSKRMYRLFFAGLVILSGIAVVNAYASTPGSSADFSGKTQSQIRAETGAMVSPRDNITVIATDSNSWLGKEGSGPRARAELVAFNPNGSVLYYNDTHTRYWDVDPVKGTKATVEYSYADHLNESECPTSWNLSKRNVSQKTWNTYMKVHGKVPACTRNGIDRVNLTTGKVTPIWSQITPGKEATRYHDVDRLDKNHFVVADIFLDRVFIVNTTNGQVGWTWNVSDVYQPNATGGEYPKDWSHINNVQALEDGRIAVSVRNHDQVVFLKPGKGMLKNETLGKDDDHSILYEQHNPDYINESNGGPAEVVADSENNRVIEYQRENGSWNQTWTWQDSKMQWPRDADRLPNGARSSPTRREPRLRGEREGQDRLGRADRVPIRSRTARNG comes from the coding sequence ATGGTATCAAAGCGGATGTATCGGCTCTTCTTTGCCGGACTCGTGATACTTTCCGGGATCGCCGTCGTAAACGCGTACGCCTCCACCCCGGGAAGTTCGGCGGATTTCAGCGGAAAAACACAGTCCCAAATCAGAGCCGAAACGGGCGCAATGGTCTCCCCCCGTGACAACATCACTGTCATCGCTACGGACTCCAATTCGTGGCTCGGGAAGGAAGGAAGCGGTCCTCGTGCACGGGCAGAACTCGTCGCGTTCAACCCGAACGGGTCAGTTCTGTACTACAACGACACCCACACGAGATACTGGGACGTCGACCCGGTGAAGGGAACGAAAGCGACGGTCGAGTACTCCTACGCGGACCACCTGAACGAATCGGAGTGTCCGACCAGTTGGAACCTCTCGAAGCGCAACGTCTCCCAGAAGACGTGGAACACGTACATGAAGGTCCACGGGAAGGTCCCCGCGTGTACGCGAAACGGGATCGATCGCGTGAACCTGACGACCGGGAAGGTAACCCCCATCTGGTCGCAGATCACGCCCGGGAAGGAAGCGACCCGGTATCACGACGTCGATCGTCTCGACAAGAACCACTTCGTCGTCGCCGACATCTTCCTCGACCGCGTGTTCATCGTGAACACGACGAACGGACAGGTCGGTTGGACGTGGAACGTTAGCGATGTCTACCAACCGAACGCAACCGGCGGGGAGTACCCCAAGGACTGGTCGCACATCAACAACGTGCAAGCACTTGAGGACGGACGAATCGCCGTGAGCGTCCGGAATCACGACCAAGTCGTGTTCCTCAAGCCAGGGAAGGGCATGCTGAAGAACGAGACGCTCGGCAAGGACGACGATCACAGCATCCTCTACGAGCAGCACAATCCCGACTACATCAACGAGTCGAACGGCGGCCCGGCGGAAGTCGTCGCCGACTCCGAGAACAACCGCGTGATAGAGTACCAGCGCGAGAACGGGAGTTGGAACCAAACGTGGACGTGGCAGGATTCGAAGATGCAATGGCCCCGCGACGCCGACCGCCTGCCGAACGGCGCACGCTCATCACCGACTCGTCGGGAACCGCGTCTTCGAGGTGAACGAGAAGGGCAAGATCGTCTGGGACGTGCAGATCGCGTTCCCATACGAAGCCGAACGGCTCGGAACGGGTGA
- a CDS encoding M48 family metalloprotease, whose product MSRDPALTRRILTTLACVLIADLLLVGCVAFLLRPWLAPIASSLPAGSGWLAFVVPATAVLVWAQLRYTRREALSEVDATVVTDGTHPDLVARVRRLATGADVAVPTVAVSETEVANAFTVGTPRRATVVVSTGLLSALDEDELDAVLAHELAHVKNRDAMVMTLATFLPALAGNYSLLADLGLGKSARRTAWMVAVALLYVPSAAVIDAPIFGVRYTVTYVLLVAFVLLFGGVALGLLAMPVISLAGRLSHDREFVADSAGATLSGSPASMASALTTLADTPAAPDRDARAVDGVKQLCFLPGGFGKGEEDEAGALDSLPISVQTHPATEDRLAALRDVASELEA is encoded by the coding sequence ATGTCACGAGACCCCGCCCTGACTCGGCGAATACTCACCACCCTCGCGTGCGTGCTGATCGCAGACCTCCTGCTCGTCGGCTGTGTCGCGTTCCTCCTCCGCCCGTGGCTCGCCCCCATCGCATCGAGCCTTCCCGCCGGTTCGGGATGGCTGGCGTTCGTCGTCCCCGCGACCGCGGTGTTGGTGTGGGCGCAACTGCGATACACCCGCCGCGAAGCCCTCTCGGAGGTCGATGCGACCGTCGTTACCGACGGGACGCATCCGGACCTCGTCGCGCGCGTTCGACGGCTTGCGACCGGCGCTGACGTCGCCGTTCCGACCGTCGCCGTTTCCGAAACCGAGGTCGCAAACGCCTTCACCGTCGGAACGCCGCGACGCGCCACGGTCGTCGTTTCGACCGGCCTGCTCTCCGCCCTCGACGAGGACGAACTGGACGCGGTGCTCGCCCACGAACTCGCGCACGTCAAAAACCGCGATGCGATGGTGATGACCTTGGCGACCTTCCTCCCGGCGCTGGCGGGCAACTACTCCCTGCTCGCCGACCTCGGTCTGGGGAAGTCGGCCAGACGAACCGCTTGGATGGTCGCCGTCGCCCTCCTCTACGTTCCGAGTGCGGCCGTCATCGACGCGCCGATTTTCGGCGTTCGATACACCGTCACGTACGTCCTGCTCGTCGCGTTCGTCCTGCTGTTCGGCGGGGTCGCGCTGGGACTGCTGGCGATGCCCGTCATCTCGCTCGCGGGACGGCTTTCACACGACAGGGAGTTCGTCGCCGACAGCGCGGGCGCGACGCTCTCGGGCAGTCCGGCGTCGATGGCGTCCGCGCTCACGACGTTGGCCGACACGCCCGCGGCACCCGACCGGGACGCACGCGCCGTCGATGGCGTGAAACAACTCTGTTTCCTGCCCGGCGGGTTCGGGAAGGGCGAGGAGGACGAAGCGGGCGCGCTCGACTCGCTCCCGATTTCGGTGCAGACCCACCCGGCGACCGAGGACCGCCTCGCGGCGCTCCGCGACGTGGCGTCGGAACTCGAAGCCTGA
- a CDS encoding DUF4129 domain-containing protein: MERNHLRAALIALCVLAVIFGASLFPATGFGSYPAGPGGGSRAGDTGGTGHGGHSTVEAGTTTGQQSDAMTTAAQKTSSDSDGQSTTTTTTTTTDVGAGASHHPSTGGGDLLKTILEGIGVALLCLVGVLLAGFRTGTVRVGGSGAIPLVIRGVPIGELFGKIPARTMGLVVGFSASIPRFTDDAFGLLAELGRGLSAGTVGLGSAIAETFSILGRGFGGALLSVGSVGSGLFSIPKVLSRPSFGGSNRKSKRRTTSHETAPPEPEERGPPSIEEAWESMIERLPVRRRRTTTPAEYARVAMNRGYPADAVRQLTDAFREVRYGRFPASGKRTKLARTAIDRIERFREDDE, encoded by the coding sequence GTGGAACGTAATCATCTCCGTGCCGCCCTCATCGCCCTCTGCGTCCTCGCAGTTATCTTCGGTGCGTCCCTGTTTCCGGCGACCGGGTTCGGGTCGTATCCCGCCGGTCCGGGAGGCGGAAGTCGCGCAGGTGACACAGGTGGAACCGGCCACGGCGGGCATTCGACCGTCGAAGCCGGAACCACTACCGGTCAGCAATCGGATGCGATGACGACAGCGGCCCAGAAGACGAGCAGCGACTCGGACGGCCAATCGACAACGACGACTACGACGACCACGACGGACGTCGGAGCGGGAGCCAGTCACCACCCTTCGACCGGCGGAGGAGACCTGCTCAAAACGATCCTCGAAGGAATCGGCGTCGCCCTCCTTTGCCTCGTCGGGGTCCTCCTCGCCGGATTTCGTACCGGGACGGTTCGCGTCGGTGGCAGTGGCGCGATACCGCTCGTGATTCGCGGCGTCCCCATCGGCGAACTGTTCGGGAAGATTCCCGCCAGGACGATGGGTCTCGTCGTCGGGTTTTCCGCGTCGATTCCGCGATTTACCGACGACGCGTTCGGTCTGTTAGCCGAACTCGGCCGTGGTCTCTCGGCCGGGACCGTCGGTCTCGGGTCGGCAATCGCGGAAACGTTCTCGATCCTCGGACGGGGCTTCGGCGGGGCGTTGCTCTCCGTCGGGAGCGTCGGAAGCGGCCTCTTTTCGATACCGAAAGTCCTCTCACGGCCGAGTTTCGGCGGGTCCAACCGGAAATCGAAACGACGAACGACGAGCCACGAAACCGCCCCGCCGGAACCCGAGGAACGGGGACCGCCGAGTATCGAGGAGGCGTGGGAATCGATGATCGAACGCCTCCCGGTCAGGCGTCGACGAACCACGACCCCCGCGGAGTACGCACGGGTGGCGATGAACCGCGGGTACCCGGCAGATGCGGTTCGTCAGTTGACCGATGCGTTCCGTGAAGTCCGGTACGGGAGGTTCCCGGCGTCCGGGAAACGGACGAAATTGGCCCGCACCGCGATCGACAGGATCGAGCGGTTCAGGGAGGACGACGAATGA
- a CDS encoding DUF58 domain-containing protein, with amino-acid sequence MSDGNGPRLNAGMTVALLAGAAGVVTGNTVMFLSAVIGFVYAAYQFVSRTPEITVEVDRSVSERSPRPSEDVRVTMTVENYGDRAIPDLRIVDGVPDQLGVVDGSPRHGTSVGPGETVSFSYTIRAQRGAHEFEPTTLVAKSMSGTAEAREERNLPMTITCDTYVEDMPLSQLTTSMPGHIETDASGEGIEFHSTREYRPADPMSRIDWKRFARTQELTTVNFRESRSASVLLLIDARSKACIARRSGEPNAIDLAGYAAERMTAALVRQNDLVGLALYGAQPLFLAPDGGREQVARVRQELEKIETPRKTTSGSGLFGAGRDERIRESRFKRLRKRLSSETQVIFLSPLADDVAVSSQNGSTHTGTP; translated from the coding sequence ATGAGCGACGGGAACGGCCCGCGGTTGAACGCCGGAATGACGGTGGCGCTGCTCGCCGGTGCGGCGGGCGTCGTCACCGGAAACACCGTGATGTTCCTCTCGGCAGTCATCGGCTTCGTCTACGCGGCCTACCAGTTCGTGTCCAGAACGCCGGAAATCACGGTCGAAGTCGACCGGTCGGTGAGCGAGCGATCCCCCCGCCCGAGCGAGGACGTACGGGTGACGATGACCGTCGAGAACTACGGCGACCGTGCGATCCCGGACCTCCGTATCGTGGACGGCGTTCCGGACCAACTCGGCGTCGTGGACGGGTCGCCGCGCCACGGGACGAGTGTGGGGCCGGGCGAAACCGTTTCGTTCTCGTACACGATTCGCGCCCAGCGTGGCGCACACGAGTTCGAACCGACGACGCTCGTGGCCAAATCCATGAGCGGGACGGCCGAAGCCCGCGAGGAGCGAAACCTGCCGATGACGATTACGTGTGATACGTACGTCGAGGACATGCCGCTGTCGCAGTTGACCACTTCCATGCCGGGGCACATCGAGACCGATGCGAGCGGCGAAGGTATCGAGTTCCACTCGACACGAGAGTATCGTCCCGCCGACCCGATGAGCCGAATCGATTGGAAGCGGTTCGCGCGGACCCAAGAGCTAACGACGGTGAACTTCCGCGAGAGTCGGTCCGCGTCGGTCCTGCTCCTCATCGACGCCCGATCGAAGGCCTGTATCGCACGCCGGTCGGGAGAGCCGAACGCCATCGACCTCGCCGGATACGCGGCCGAGCGGATGACGGCCGCGCTCGTCCGGCAGAACGACCTCGTCGGATTGGCGCTGTACGGTGCACAACCCCTGTTTCTCGCGCCCGATGGCGGCCGCGAGCAGGTCGCCCGTGTCCGTCAAGAACTCGAAAAGATCGAGACGCCCCGGAAGACGACGAGCGGAAGCGGACTCTTCGGAGCCGGGCGCGACGAACGGATACGGGAGTCGCGGTTCAAGCGACTCCGGAAACGTCTGTCCTCCGAGACGCAGGTGATATTCCTCTCGCCGCTGGCCGACGACGTGGCCGTCTCGTCGCAAAACGGTTCGACGCACACGGGCACGCCGTGA
- a CDS encoding DUF6293 family protein has translation MQSIDEVHIAPLGFEYDRILGPVREHGVDILYLLEHDGPESDHPDYHDALKEELEAEGIDVRSRTVDLMDIYDVLGIVTTLVSEHRDDIVRVNVASGSKLSAVGAAIACMATDATAYYVHPEGYAHADREERQSYGYTGEEVLPTYPIESPTRDQVSVMNYLQESDTEVYTPKKKDIIGYSEEAGLSFIADSNPANDKAKFALLNANIIDPLQRDDYIEVRKVGRQKQVTLTDTGHDVLRAFRHKL, from the coding sequence ATGCAATCCATCGATGAGGTACATATCGCTCCGCTCGGGTTCGAATACGACCGAATCTTGGGTCCCGTTCGGGAGCACGGAGTGGACATCCTCTATCTCCTCGAACACGACGGTCCCGAATCCGACCACCCGGATTATCACGACGCATTGAAGGAGGAACTCGAAGCGGAAGGGATCGACGTCCGGTCGCGGACGGTGGACTTGATGGATATCTATGACGTGTTGGGAATCGTCACGACGCTGGTTTCTGAACACCGGGACGACATCGTTCGGGTGAACGTCGCGAGCGGGTCGAAACTCTCCGCCGTCGGCGCGGCGATTGCTTGTATGGCGACGGACGCGACGGCCTACTACGTCCATCCGGAGGGGTACGCGCACGCGGACAGGGAAGAACGGCAAAGCTACGGATACACGGGTGAGGAAGTGCTCCCGACCTACCCCATCGAATCGCCGACGCGCGATCAAGTGTCGGTGATGAACTACCTCCAAGAGTCGGATACGGAGGTGTACACGCCGAAGAAGAAGGACATTATCGGGTACTCCGAAGAGGCGGGACTCTCCTTCATCGCGGACAGTAATCCGGCGAACGACAAGGCGAAGTTCGCCCTGTTGAACGCGAACATCATCGACCCACTGCAACGGGACGACTACATCGAGGTTCGGAAAGTCGGACGCCAAAAGCAAGTGACGTTGACCGACACCGGACACGACGTGCTCCGAGCGTTTCGGCATAAACTGTAG
- a CDS encoding response regulator — MGEAALILALGKRERNLELLADLLKNGGYDVEIATSMGEFDELLEQRDDVALADHDVDGFTEDIWKRCEQLNARDIPMLVLAAQIPPAMRQKAVSRGAQTILEKPVDKADLQATIRGLMEYIRMNR, encoded by the coding sequence ATGGGTGAAGCGGCTCTCATCCTCGCACTGGGAAAACGGGAGCGAAACCTCGAACTGCTCGCTGACCTGCTCAAGAACGGCGGCTACGACGTCGAAATAGCGACCAGCATGGGTGAGTTCGACGAACTGCTCGAACAACGCGACGACGTGGCCCTCGCCGACCACGACGTGGACGGCTTCACCGAGGACATCTGGAAACGGTGTGAACAACTCAACGCCCGCGACATCCCTATGCTCGTCCTCGCCGCACAGATACCACCCGCAATGCGACAGAAAGCGGTCAGCCGCGGCGCACAGACCATTCTCGAAAAGCCGGTCGACAAGGCGGACTTACAGGCGACGATACGTGGGTTGATGGAATACATCCGGATGAATCGCTGA
- a CDS encoding ATPase domain-containing protein produces the protein MSDSKLTKILTGTPGLDEILRGGFIAERSYLLRGDPGTGKTILGMKYLTEGVDSDETVLFVNLEESEDDIRDNASTLDIDLSDVHFLDLSPDSDVFVDEQSYDIFTPSEVEQEPLTQAITDRVESIDPDRVFIDPLTRLRHLTSNDYQFRKQVIAFMHYLKEQGATVLFTSQHSDESSDDDLQYMTDGTIELEHTAHGRTINVPKFRGSSVNEGDHAMRIQDGGIAVFPELTPGEYSKEFELDAISSGVPEVDQLLNGGFERGTITILSGPTGVGKTTVGTQFMKEAAGRGERSVMYMFEETLETFRERSQNINIPVKQMEEQGALTVEEMKPLDCSATEFAYRVRKDVEDNDTSIVMIDGIDGYKLSLRDDDDRVLVRKLHTLCRYLKNMGITVILVDEIDSVTGEFQATEAGISYLADNIVFLRHLEVAGEMRKAIGVLKKRTSDFERMLREFQITEHGLKVGEPLDELSGVLSGSPDWARGQSETNNG, from the coding sequence ATGAGTGATTCCAAACTGACAAAAATTTTGACTGGAACACCGGGTCTCGACGAGATTCTACGGGGTGGATTTATTGCGGAACGAAGTTATCTTCTCCGGGGTGATCCGGGGACGGGCAAAACGATTCTTGGAATGAAGTATCTCACGGAAGGTGTCGATTCGGACGAGACGGTACTGTTCGTCAATCTGGAGGAATCCGAGGACGACATCCGTGACAACGCTTCCACGCTCGACATCGATCTCTCCGACGTTCATTTCCTCGATTTGAGTCCCGACTCGGACGTGTTCGTCGACGAGCAATCGTACGACATCTTCACGCCCAGCGAAGTGGAGCAGGAACCGCTCACGCAGGCGATTACGGACCGCGTCGAATCCATCGACCCGGATCGGGTGTTCATCGACCCGCTCACTCGACTTCGTCACCTCACGTCCAACGACTACCAGTTCCGGAAGCAGGTCATCGCGTTCATGCACTACCTGAAAGAACAGGGTGCGACCGTCCTGTTCACGTCACAGCACAGCGACGAGTCGTCCGACGACGACCTTCAGTACATGACGGACGGTACCATCGAACTCGAACACACCGCACACGGACGGACGATCAACGTCCCCAAATTCCGTGGGTCGTCGGTCAACGAGGGCGACCACGCGATGCGGATTCAGGACGGCGGCATCGCCGTCTTTCCCGAACTCACCCCCGGCGAGTACTCCAAGGAGTTCGAACTCGACGCCATCTCCTCGGGTGTCCCCGAGGTGGACCAACTGCTCAACGGTGGATTCGAACGCGGGACCATCACCATCCTCAGCGGGCCGACCGGCGTCGGGAAGACGACCGTCGGGACGCAGTTCATGAAGGAGGCCGCTGGACGCGGCGAGCGGTCGGTTATGTACATGTTCGAAGAGACGCTGGAGACGTTCCGCGAACGCAGCCAAAATATCAACATCCCCGTCAAGCAGATGGAAGAACAGGGGGCACTCACGGTCGAGGAGATGAAACCGCTCGACTGCTCGGCGACCGAATTCGCCTATCGAGTGCGGAAGGACGTCGAGGATAACGACACCAGTATCGTCATGATCGACGGCATCGACGGTTACAAACTCTCGCTTCGAGACGACGACGACCGCGTGTTGGTTCGCAAACTCCACACGCTCTGTCGGTATCTGAAGAACATGGGAATCACCGTCATCCTCGTGGACGAAATCGACTCCGTCACCGGCGAGTTCCAGGCGACGGAGGCAGGTATCAGCTATCTCGCCGACAATATCGTTTTCCTTCGGCACCTCGAAGTGGCGGGTGAGATGCGCAAGGCAATCGGCGTCCTGAAGAAACGCACGAGCGATTTCGAACGGATGCTCCGCGAGTTCCAGATAACCGAACACGGACTCAAAGTCGGCGAACCGTTGGACGAACTCAGCGGTGTTCTCTCCGGTTCTCCAGATTGGGCGCGAGGACAATCGGAGACGAATAATGGGTGA
- a CDS encoding cyclase family protein — MLRDCTHPLTSATTVYPGDPRVECTPHATHEEDGYRVTSLELGTHSGTHVDAPSHTESDGRTLDSFSIETFAFDARLVDCRGKDPREPIEREELVESEEDSNDESDADLLVLHTGWDAHWGMDAYFDHPYLTADAAAWCADHDYHVGIDALNVDPTPTQNAGDAEPDGIPTHHALLGTDHLILENLMNLDGLPERFRLSAFPLAVADADGGPVRAVAEW, encoded by the coding sequence ATGTTACGCGACTGTACCCATCCGTTGACTTCGGCGACGACGGTGTACCCCGGTGACCCGCGCGTCGAGTGCACCCCCCACGCGACACACGAGGAGGATGGCTACCGCGTCACCAGCCTCGAACTCGGAACCCACAGCGGGACGCACGTCGACGCACCCAGCCACACCGAATCCGACGGTCGGACTCTCGATTCGTTTTCCATCGAGACGTTCGCGTTCGACGCCCGTCTCGTGGACTGTCGAGGAAAGGACCCACGCGAACCCATCGAACGGGAGGAGTTGGTGGAGTCGGAGGAGGATTCGAACGACGAGTCCGACGCCGACCTGCTCGTCCTCCACACCGGGTGGGACGCTCACTGGGGCATGGACGCCTACTTCGACCACCCGTATCTCACGGCCGACGCCGCGGCGTGGTGCGCCGACCACGACTACCACGTCGGCATCGACGCCCTCAACGTGGACCCCACACCGACCCAAAACGCCGGCGACGCCGAACCCGACGGCATCCCCACCCACCACGCGCTCCTCGGCACGGATCACCTGATTCTAGAAAATCTGATGAATCTAGACGGGCTTCCCGAGCGGTTTCGACTCTCGGCGTTTCCGCTAGCCGTGGCTGATGCAGATGGTGGGCCGGTTCGTGCCGTCGCGGAATGGTGA
- a CDS encoding ribonuclease H-like domain-containing protein codes for MRIENSFIPVRGVGEKTEQKLWRNGVTHWDEFDPSHVGSATGDRIESFIATASEHLDDGNSAFFASAFPSSESWRLYENFRSDTCFFDIETTGLSHFSSVTTTVSLHRDGETKTLVRGDDLTAEALQRELGESDLVVSFNGKRFDQPFLEHEFDLSLDTPHVDLMYTCKRLGLTGGLSAVESALGISRGGMDIGGEDAVRLWHQYEAGDEEALETLIEYNQYDTQNLESILEHACDELHHDVFAQHVE; via the coding sequence ATGCGAATCGAGAACAGTTTCATTCCCGTCCGCGGGGTGGGCGAGAAGACGGAGCAGAAACTGTGGCGAAACGGCGTCACCCACTGGGACGAGTTCGACCCGTCCCACGTCGGGAGCGCCACGGGCGACCGAATCGAGTCGTTCATCGCCACCGCGAGCGAGCACTTGGACGACGGCAACTCCGCCTTCTTCGCCTCGGCCTTTCCCTCCAGCGAGAGCTGGCGATTGTACGAGAACTTCCGCTCGGACACCTGCTTCTTCGACATCGAGACCACCGGTTTGAGCCACTTTTCGAGCGTCACGACCACCGTCAGCCTCCATCGCGACGGCGAGACGAAGACCCTCGTCCGCGGCGACGACCTGACCGCCGAAGCCCTCCAGCGCGAACTCGGCGAGTCGGACCTCGTCGTCTCGTTCAACGGCAAACGCTTCGACCAACCGTTCCTCGAACACGAGTTCGACCTTTCGCTCGACACGCCGCACGTCGACCTGATGTACACCTGCAAGCGCCTCGGTCTCACGGGTGGCCTGAGTGCCGTGGAGTCCGCCCTCGGAATTTCCCGCGGCGGCATGGACATCGGCGGCGAGGACGCCGTCCGCCTCTGGCACCAGTACGAAGCGGGCGACGAGGAGGCGTTGGAAACCCTGATCGAATACAATCAGTACGACACGCAGAACTTGGAATCGATTCTGGAACACGCCTGCGACGAACTCCATCACGACGTCTTCGCCCAACACGTGGAGTAA
- a CDS encoding response regulator codes for MTDASLVLVLSKNERNQSLLTDLVNEEGCETRPVSTVEEFDSVLRGEDSITIAVLDTEGYTADLWKRCGYLNERDIPTVVLTPETPPHVRREAISRGVRSILEKPVDTADLRATIRGMLSTT; via the coding sequence ATGACCGACGCATCGCTCGTGCTCGTTTTGAGCAAAAACGAGCGCAATCAGTCCCTCCTCACCGACCTCGTCAACGAGGAGGGATGTGAAACCAGGCCCGTCTCGACGGTCGAGGAGTTCGACAGCGTCCTTCGGGGCGAGGATTCCATCACCATCGCCGTTCTCGACACCGAAGGGTACACCGCCGACCTCTGGAAGCGGTGTGGCTACCTGAACGAACGCGACATCCCGACCGTGGTTCTCACACCCGAAACCCCGCCACACGTCCGCCGCGAAGCCATCAGTCGCGGCGTTCGCTCTATTCTCGAAAAGCCGGTCGACACGGCCGATCTACGGGCGACGATTCGCGGCATGCTCTCGACGACGTAA
- a CDS encoding ATPase domain-containing protein: MRIDEGGIAVYPELTTNEHDSEYVAEPIPSGVTEIDKLLHGGLERGTVSVLSGPTGVGKTTAGTQFMKEAASRGERSIIYMFEESTETFMRRNKAIDIPVGEMMEEGTLSVEEVEPLDHSAMEFARKVRREVEENDISIVMIDGLQGYKLSVSSEDDEMLVRKLHTLSRYLKNMGVSVILVDEIDTVTGDFRATEAGISYLADNLVFLRHLEISG; encoded by the coding sequence ATGCGAATCGATGAAGGTGGGATCGCCGTCTATCCCGAACTGACGACCAACGAGCACGACAGCGAATACGTCGCGGAACCGATTCCGTCCGGCGTCACCGAGATCGACAAACTGCTTCACGGCGGGCTCGAACGCGGGACGGTTTCCGTCCTCAGCGGGCCGACCGGCGTCGGGAAGACCACTGCCGGAACCCAATTCATGAAGGAGGCCGCGAGCCGTGGCGAGCGTTCCATCATCTACATGTTCGAGGAATCCACCGAGACGTTCATGCGGCGGAACAAGGCCATCGACATCCCCGTCGGGGAGATGATGGAGGAGGGGACGCTCTCGGTCGAGGAGGTCGAACCGCTCGATCACTCCGCGATGGAGTTCGCGAGAAAGGTCCGTCGCGAGGTCGAGGAAAACGACATCAGCATCGTGATGATCGACGGCCTGCAGGGGTACAAACTGTCCGTCAGTAGCGAGGACGACGAGATGCTGGTTCGCAAGCTCCACACACTCTCGCGCTATCTCAAGAACATGGGCGTCTCCGTCATTCTCGTGGACGAAATCGACACCGTCACCGGCGACTTCCGCGCGACAGAGGCGGGTATCAGCTATCTCGCCGACAACCTCGTCTTCCTCCGGCACCTCGAAATCTCCGGCTGA
- a CDS encoding MFS transporter encodes MASLPRDSSTPSSRFTPARTGTRPRRCRLRRGVVFVGTLLGEIPTGYLGDRIGRRNGLALGSVLVSLTHLGFAFAHSLAGFVALWGFWGVAATFRSGTTDAWLYDTLSDHGETASFARIHGRSSATFYAAAATTALVGGVLYEQWAPLPFLAAATLTGLGTLIVLTLPEPSASSTNEGFSLADARTALVRVVSNRRVRSFVLLSGVAIAVPETVDVFVQPVALSVGFTPATLGGLYAGLMLAAATGSSVAARIGERFGIGGWFTLGPLLLACGLLGASVVPSSSLPAFLLSRGTNTVYGTLQSAFLNDRIDSHGRATTLSGVSMIHALLFFLARTVGGTLANVTSPLVALATFGFVAVGSVVVFRSVSDPFASRGSVAVD; translated from the coding sequence GTGGCCTCACTTCCGAGGGATTCGTCTACCCCATCCTCACGGTTCACGCCTGCTCGCACAGGGACTCGACCTCGCCGGTGTCGGCTTCGCCGCGGGGTCGTCTTCGTCGGCACGCTCCTCGGCGAGATTCCGACCGGCTACCTCGGCGACCGAATCGGCCGTCGGAACGGACTCGCCCTCGGGTCGGTGCTCGTCTCGTTGACCCACCTCGGCTTCGCGTTCGCCCACTCGCTCGCCGGTTTCGTCGCGCTCTGGGGGTTCTGGGGTGTCGCGGCGACGTTCCGCTCCGGCACCACGGACGCGTGGCTGTACGATACCCTCTCGGATCACGGTGAGACCGCCTCGTTCGCCCGAATTCACGGCCGCAGTAGCGCGACGTTCTACGCCGCCGCCGCGACGACTGCGCTCGTCGGCGGGGTGCTGTACGAGCAGTGGGCCCCGTTGCCATTCCTCGCCGCGGCGACGTTGACGGGCCTCGGAACCCTCATCGTCCTGACGCTCCCCGAGCCATCGGCCAGCAGCACGAACGAGGGATTTTCGCTCGCCGACGCGCGCACCGCACTCGTCCGCGTCGTCTCGAACCGCCGCGTTCGGTCGTTCGTCCTCCTCTCGGGCGTCGCCATCGCCGTTCCGGAAACCGTGGACGTGTTCGTCCAACCGGTCGCACTTTCGGTCGGGTTCACCCCCGCCACGCTCGGCGGCCTGTACGCGGGACTGATGCTCGCCGCCGCCACCGGGTCCTCCGTCGCGGCCAGAATCGGCGAACGGTTCGGTATCGGCGGTTGGTTCACGCTCGGACCGCTCCTCCTCGCCTGCGGGTTGCTCGGCGCGAGCGTCGTTCCGTCGTCGTCGCTTCCGGCGTTCCTCCTCTCCCGCGGAACGAACACCGTTTACGGTACCCTTCAGAGCGCGTTCCTCAACGACCGGATCGATTCACACGGCCGCGCGACGACGCTCAGCGGCGTCTCGATGATCCACGCGCTCCTCTTCTTCCTCGCCCGCACGGTTGGCGGGACGCTGGCGAACGTCACCTCCCCGCTCGTCGCCCTCGCCACGTTCGGGTTCGTCGCCGTCGGTTCGGTCGTCGTCTTCCGTTCGGTTTCCGATCCGTTCGCGTCTCGCGGGTCGGTCGCCGTCGACTGA